From a single Bacteroidales bacterium genomic region:
- a CDS encoding DUF4412 domain-containing protein: MKKLFLFSVLSVLMLSLNAQKGKNDTGFEGTITYSVTTEGEFDANTKAQLPTEVVWTFKGPKSSMLMKTGFGNITILANADSKEQVVLYDMMGQKMAIKSTKEETEKALAEIPETKVTETTETKKILNYNCKKVQISDDKNNVMDVYITDEIQVPNANWNTQYKNVKGLMLEYSQKGNPDSDAKMIFTAKEIKKSKVKDAVFEIPSDFKQMSMTEFKQMFGGGEE, from the coding sequence ATGAAAAAACTATTCTTATTCAGCGTTCTAAGTGTTTTAATGTTATCGTTAAATGCTCAAAAAGGTAAAAACGATACAGGTTTTGAAGGTACAATTACATATTCAGTAACGACCGAAGGTGAATTTGATGCTAATACAAAAGCTCAATTACCTACCGAAGTTGTTTGGACTTTTAAAGGTCCTAAATCGTCCATGTTAATGAAAACAGGATTTGGAAATATAACCATATTAGCAAACGCAGATAGCAAAGAACAAGTTGTGCTTTACGATATGATGGGACAGAAAATGGCAATTAAATCAACCAAAGAAGAGACTGAAAAAGCATTAGCCGAAATCCCAGAAACAAAAGTAACTGAAACAACCGAAACCAAAAAGATTTTAAATTATAATTGTAAAAAAGTACAAATTAGCGACGATAAAAATAATGTAATGGATGTTTACATTACTGATGAAATTCAGGTTCCAAATGCAAATTGGAATACACAATATAAAAATGTTAAGGGCCTCATGTTAGAATATTCGCAAAAAGGCAATCCCGATAGCGATGCTAAAATGATATTCACTGCAAAAGAGATTAAAAAGTCGAAAGTAAAAGACGCCGTTTTTGAAATTCCTTCAGATTTTAAACAAATGTCGATGACAGAATTTAAACAAATGTTTGGAGGAGGCGAAGAATAA